A stretch of DNA from Anomalospiza imberbis isolate Cuckoo-Finch-1a 21T00152 unplaced genomic scaffold, ASM3175350v1 scaffold_46, whole genome shotgun sequence:
ACACTGCTGGAGACAAGAGTCTGGACCTGTACTTTGTTCAGAGaactgaatcagcccaggcagtgtgtcagtgatatcccgtacccgggccccagggaggcagcagacctctctgtggggtgggtctggtcgacatatggggccctctgttcccctcaggagggagtcacctGCCACGAtcacccttctttcctttttgatgttagaggtgctgatctgtctcacagatgaatcataattgggaggttcactgggcagataattttcttctaaaccatctggctgactctccagatccaggagATCATACCgcatctgaagtggcacctggcttgggagagggggttgggagggatttttattattacttcctcgagtaggtacccactcccactccccttcatcagccaggtgtccttctatagcctgacagtgggaggtgtgggagacagcaggaaccaaggagagcattgctgccctgccagacctcatggaaccaaggatccattgtgacactgcagggccctggggcaccacggtgccattgtgacactgcagggcccaaggatccaagagactttgtgacaccagagggacattgtgacactgggaggcctcatggaatcatggagaacattgggacactctggggcctcatggaaccatggtgacaccaagttgtctgggggtgttgatctgctggagggcaagAGGGCCAAgcacagggccctggacaggctggatccagggcccagaaccagcaaggtgaggtttaacaagtccaagtgccgggtcctgcaccTTGGgcacaacaacccctgcagcactacaggctggggacagagtggctggacagcagccaggcagaaagggacctgcagggactgatggacagcaggctggacatgagccagcagtgtgcccaggtggccaagaaggccaatggctcctgggctggatcaggaatggtgtggccagcaggaccagggcagtgattcttcccctgtgctgggcactggttgggcagcacctcgagtgctgtgcccagttctgggtCCCCCAATtaaggaaggacatggaggggctggatcgtgtccagagaagggcaacaaggctggtgaggggtctggagcacaagtcctgtgaggagcggctgagggagctggggttgttgatcctggagaagaggaggctcaggggagacaaggcggtgtcagggcacaggttggacttgatgatctccaaggtcttttcagGCCTtgttgattctgtgattctctgaaaccacccttggagcagttgcaggaggagccctggacctcctcttcagaagctccagcagcccaggtccctcagcttctcctcacagccccaaagcccatcctgtcagtgctgcagagcctctgcagcccctcctcactgcccagaacaggcagccccacagccagacacagcagcccagatgtgcccccctggcctggggtgcctctggcaagggagcagcaccaggcactgcaggagcctgcagacaattcctgcagcacttgtgggatgatcctgctccccaagggacgttcccatggtgccaagtcaggaactggaatggggagtggggccagagaggaaaggacaaacagggatgggctgggtgcaagggagggaagaggggtgGGCCATGGGAAGAAATTGGTAgcaggaagagtaaagaaagcaaaggtgaagccaatgaaatgctcagggcagtttgggggtggctgccaggcagccctggctctgagcaacagcgtctgcagtgggacaggaaactcccagctgatgggaacaaactttctggctggctgcagaggccaggacaaagctgagtggtttccctggcgtcccccagcccttcctggccccaggggctgatggcatttgtgctccctcaggttcatgtccccacagcagcagcatgggggtgctcccgcctgctgtgtgcaatgcaaacaggggctcctgagccagtgctgccgtggctgtgcctgcaaggatggggcacctgtgtgagctgggggagaggccagggctgcagaggggggatgttgttggcagctccatcaggacgctctgggacgctgccctgggctgtccagcgcactggggatggatcagcccctgctctgctgctccttcccgtctaccccagggcccttgcagagcaccagccatgctgtttgcccccagcctgcccacggtcagcctggggctgctcacgggggttttctgtgctgagccttGGCCTCActgtgttcttgagagagcctgggcaaggagcttggagcccccaggccctggcctgaggcgtcagcgctgccccagcagtgcccatgggctgtccctgctgcagccccggcactgccacccccaggactgtgcccggccccgagagcactcaggccctgcagcaacaccagggccaccagggcagcggggcagggccacgggagcagcactggcaacaccaagtgctgctgctgctgggcacagctgctgtgccagcactgatctgcccccagctctgcacacagacattgctgctgcagctccagagaaggcaacaaaagggcatctctgcagaaaactttgctgggacatccttgagttcctttaaagccccCGACATCGCAacccctcattgacacagtctatagccacagggaaggtggagagaaacaaaatgagaaatggcaaaaacagtgacatttatttgtggacaatatttaaaaaacaaaacaaagaaaaagaatgtccaaaaagaaaccaacaagatgtatcaaagatgacttgTATTACAAGTCATTTGGAggaattggccagcagtttaatgttcctgaaaaccatccagtcatcagtgtccacactgcagccttgagctcctggttcctcaggctgtagatgagggggttcagggctggaggcaccaccgagtacagaactgacactgacagatccagggatggggaggagatggaggggggcttcaggtgagcaaacataatagtgctgaggaacaaggagaccacggccaggtgagggaggcaggtggaaaaggctttgtgccgtccctgctcagaggggatcctcagcacggccctgaagatctgcacataggagaaaacaatgaacacaaaacaaccaaataccaaacaggcactaacagcaatgagcccaaATTTCCTGAGGTAGGAATTTGAGCAGGAGAGTTtaaggatctgggggatttcacagaagaactggcccagggcattgccatggcacaggggcagggaaaatgtattggccgtgtgcagcagtgcattgagaaaggcactggcccaggcagctgctgccatgtgggcacaagctctgctgcccaggagggtcccatagtgcaggggtttgcagatggacacgtagcggtcgtagcacatgatggtcaggaggaaatACTCTGCTCCAAGGAAGAGcataaagaaaaagagctgagcagcacatcctgagtaggagatggtgctggtgtcccagagggaattgtgcatggctttggggacagtggtgcagatggagcccaggtcgctgagggccaggttgagcaagaagaagaacatgggcgtgtgcaggtggtggccgcaggctacggcgctgatgatgaggccgttgcccaggagggcagccagggtgatgcccaggaagaggcagaagtgcaggagctgcagctgccgcgtgtctgccagtgccagcaggaggaagtggctgatggagctgctgttggacattggctgtggctgcacatggggttctgttcatggagaaaggacagtgaagagTTGAAAGAGGTACctgtaaccaaaaccaaagccatttcccatacaccctCCTCTGTGCCACAGACGGACACCATTTTGTGTTCAAGAGttctgaggttttctttttaagaaccCCCATATCACTGCTGGTgttcttggatatcagaaaccCTCAGAATTTCTGCTGCCCCGAGGAAGAACAGAGCAAGTTCTGTGAGGCAAAATGATCAGAGGAGAGTGAGGGGAGATGGTCTGTCATTCTGACCTTTTCAGAGTTTCTTTGGGCTTTAACCTCTCTCAAGTGGAGGATGATCACCTTCCCGCACTTGTACTAAAATGTCACCAGGTACTGCTGAGAGCAgatggatccaccacagcccagctccatatttgtagccaaggactcacgttgctcatttcaccaacccagcagcactttcagtgtcagaacacctctgcctttccccatcagtcttataactcagagatactctaggacaggtttgcaccctggattggagctcccagcttggactgaaatctcagggagacttccaagtgtccttctgatggcactggatgcagggagatgcagctccttccctggctgcactgacagcattgcccagagccgggcactggggacagctgtgtcaccctgagccagctgtgtcccctcccagagccccagtgccaggcagctgctcccagccctgtgctctgcagagggaactgggcccggggctgcagagctgccccacggctctgctgcagctctgcctgcacaggaggggctgcacgccttggagccccggccctgagggcagaggcttggccggggggacaggagggagggggcttgttcagagggaggggctgcactggaggggatcctctggacatctctaaactctccctgtcACAACATTTGCTGggtttgctttctctccttccctgatcttctctctgcttcctggggattttcctcctgcaggtgtttccctgtgcctgagctctccctgccagcactcacagaccccaaatctctgtgcactctccttggcctaacagaaccctgcctgtttgcagggcactggctgggggcaggttctgtttgcagcttggagaaaggacagctcagactgagcctgatggctccagcagaggtgatgctgctgctctccatgggcagagtggctgcaagcacattagggatcttCTGTGAACCTATTGATCACTAAAGGTAATAGTTTGGATGTCTCAGGTGcttgtcaaaattcataatcaaCTGTTACTATCTATTCCTCCCCCCCTGCCATTCTCCAACAGTAAGAAACTGAATATAAATTCTTAggaaatttcctcatttttatcaaaatccttgtcttggaaatattctatgactgatcagaacccctcagcataTCAGAGCTTCATGAGCACTTTACCTACCCTgtaccagaaatactcagagttgtactcacagggtctgtgggcattgggatgttccagctgtaggagatcactccaggagctgcagccagaggttcctgtgccaagggctgccagtgattctgccccaggtacttctcagcaccttcccagccctgactgatggaagctctctgtgcctctgtgctgtgcccgggctggctgcaggcagtgccccagccctgctgggctgggagaagagctgctcatccagagaaatgtgcttttgaagctctccttggttaccaggatcaccctctgtgccaggagcccggcccagctcagcagcacagacacagcacagggactttaatgaccctctggggctttgtgctcaggccctgaacatcaggccctgagagggagctgcagaaacctctccagagctccaagtcagaatccaactccaaagtttctttgactttttaatgggtcccactgagggacacgactgagaaagtgtccccaggccccaggcagagcagagaactggaggcactgatgacaggtggggacaaagagaagccaagtcttggtgccctggggcacagcaggctctgtgccaccaagggctgtcaggagacaccttgtcctgaggcactggggcctcctggcacagccccagccaggctgggcactgtcagccccttgtcctgccctcagcatccccccctagcccacatcccagtggcctcaaggatctgctggaaggagtccctggggagccttgctcaggaatggccctgggggctccttcatgctcccagggactgcaggtttttcaaagcactttggctttggcttttgccttggagtctctgagagctttgtgcaatcatggcctccaattatctgctgtaattagtccctggagaggctttgtcaggaacagcactcagtggggctcattaatgcttcaaggcacttcagttcttttaaggtacttggtgtttcccttttgatccagactctgtgagaggtttgtgcaatcatggccccaattatctgctttaacgagtcccttgagagctttgcactgacactcagtggggctcaataatgctttgagatactcaagttTTTAAAGGTACTttagattttcctttccacactgagaggtttttgtgcaatttgagtctctgagaggtttttgtgtcatcctggcctccaattctctcctccaaggagtccatgaggaacCTGTcttggggatggacctcagtgggtcccatttatgctttgagacactttggggttttcttctgactttgactcctggaaaggtttgtgcaatctcctcttgggccctgaggttccaggtctcagctccaaatgcaccacggggctcatgaggatcaaacaaatcctgagaaaccatggctgtgccttgatttccttcttgtctgaggcagttcatcaggaagatTTTGTATTGGCTTTGGTTCGCCAGTTTGAGATTTCTCGGCCAATGAGTTAATTACTGTGGTGGGTTCTGTGTTGGCTAATTACcagggcactcactagaatatacttactactttcttgctctgagataagattaggagaaaggcaaagtgggctcaaaactctaaaagggtataaagaaaagtttatttatagtaagtaaaataaagagtagtaagaatcagaacaaaactttcagaacatttcctctctccatacaacctgacaatgtaaagagacaaaacataaaattttcagtcatttttccacctctagaatagtctttcttcagctcacttagggagagaagttcctcttgtaaatgttatggagacttctctgaaagaaaacagttgtctcatgacttttcatttccatgaatagcagctgcctgcaatcgtgaagtccctcccatttttcacagcttttcccacagctgtgtttatgggccatgtcaacttatgaggtattagtttacagatgaactgtttaagagcaaaggttctcttcatctacttctgaaatcatcttcatctcttgaaaaagaggtcttcttctctccctgggtctcatcactctgctgtctttcattgttcaaacttctcatgggatcacagctacttcaacatttccttacattagcatggaggcctttgctgagCAAGTCATCTCCCaattcttttcaatgtgttatagggaaaaagagagtctgatgtatcaattacatcctgcTCCATAGCTTTaacagaggatttcagccccaagatcaaggcatctcctcatccctcccatctgggactcaacttcctcttcactgacctcagtgtcttcatgttgctcctgtgtgtgcctgcactttgtccttttctctcactcgagggaggatggaagcactggaagagtcaatatctcagccggggcctgcagatggttccgtgaccccggccgggctcggtacttgcggccggaactgttttaccatggaggtttctgcagcggctgcgctggggctgtgtcaggctgggccgcgctggggcagggccaggatctcagcagccaggccagagcacagcagcagcacggccggggcccatggcttctcctccccctgcccgctggttgcgggcgaaccccaagggcggcagaaccttggccgagccggcccggcccggggctgctcctggggcccggcggatcctggctgggcccgggctggcggcggggcagggctcggtagcggccagatgtcagcaaccgcagccacggcccggcccggcctcggccccgcggcctcccctgccctgcccggcagccgatggggcctggcggctccctgggaaggggcccggccccacggcaggagccgcccggcctggcctggctgagacggggctgggccggcctggtcacctctttgctggccagaagggaaacagacccagccaggcttctccatctttaacttgtgtcttcacagaggcgtgtgcagtttccttagtggtttaacagattgtcagctctcaaagctaattactgattgttttttttttgtcggACACcaaggaaactgctagcagcttctctcaggacatcacttccatgatgcaaaaccaccacaacagcacagagcacagagctcctttgtccatatgtagtggtcatgtgcccaaGGCCCCAAAAGCCCAGCTTGCAAGATCTCCGGGCCCTCTCCAGGGTGTTTTCaagtgaaaacattcagctcataatctaagaaaatcaccagaggacagggccagcccgacctgtctgtcctggctacttttgtctgAGCACAATCCTTGGATATAcggaatttgggaggccaaagtctaatttttgccatggtctttggcaagaaggctgttttttatccataggaaggaaggaacagagcccctctgtttcaggggcagatgagaggtgaccactggaggccaaggccagccagagttcgcaggtttttctgagagatacctttgcataGAGGATATTTTTTAGGGAGGataccaattttggcaatgggcatctgaaaagagggacagttctttcccttaggaaggaaagcaccgagccccagtgctccaggagctgatgagaggcagcccttggcattccaacatcagccagacctgtcaggtggcccctgggaggccaagccagccagacctgttccatgttccctcggttccatggggccccacagtgtcccaaaggtcccttgcttccatgaggccctgaggtgtcacaatgcccccttggtgacacgagtccctgaagggtcagaatggcctccatggttccatcaggccccacagagtcataatggtctctgggtccatgaagccccgctgtgtcaccatggccccttggttccatgggctccagtggtgccacaatgatccccttggttccatgaggtccccaccgtgtcacagtgatctccatgggaaggaaagaaccgagccccagtgtggaaggggcagccaccagaggccaagtCCAGCCAAAatggatggtactggcagattttggctgggagcaACCCTTGAATATACAGAATGTTAGAGGTGGAATCCCAATTTCAGACATGGACACCTGCGGGAggaggacagttcttttccataggaaggaaagcatggaacaccagtgtttcaaaggcagatggGCACCAGAGGCCTAaggcagccagacctgtttgtccCCGTAgattttttctgaaagcaaccCTTGGGTATagggaattttggaggtggaaccccaattttggccatttctgcatagataagaaggacggttcttttccataggaagaaaaacacagagcccaagtgtttcaaaggcagaagaggagagaggtggctcctgggaggccaagccgGCCAGACCTGCTTGTTCTGGCATCTTTTGTCATGAAAGGATCgttggatatatggaatttgggaggaggaatctgaATTTTGACCTTGGAAACCTTTagaagaaggacagttctctcccataggaaggaaagcccagagcctcAGTGCTTCAGAGGCAGAAGAAAAGTAGCCCTTGACATGCCAAGgtgtcctagtttagggcaaaCTTGGGAGAAATcctccaggaggagcccccagaaagcaaacacccccacagcccctccccttcctggttcgggaagaatttccttggagagaagtggaaaaaaaccctgtttattcaacaagcaaaacactccccagtacaaaaaaaaaaaaaaaaaaagaaaaaaaaaaaaaaccaaaaccaactaactaataagcaaaagcaaaagcaagtgcaaagcgaaagcaagcaagccagcaagcaagcaaggaaacctagcctctcctagacacagaccatggcaggaggtgagccggctgataacaagacaaaagaaatgttcactttcagagtcagtcctgaaggcacaaaACATCATATCAGGcttaaacagaacacacgattggggatgcaagcaccataatgtcaccccgggtggtgtctcagtgttgagtttgtttggaaattaggtgggaggaggaggggtgttttggaaggacttcatccaggatttagtgtttgtagttttatagtagtagtagattaataaagttcttttctttgttattaagcttgggcccTCTCtactctgttcctgatcacatctcacagcaattatttggaaaggtgcattttcatgggggcactggcattgcaccagtgtGAAACCATGGCAACATCAATGACATcactgtgtgggggaacacagcagcagaagtgtttgagaaaggaaagaaaatcatcCGAATACTCCTGGAAGATGGTTTTGCCATCAAGAAGAGTAAAGTTAAGGAACCTGCTCAAGAGATCCAGTTCTTgggagtgaagtggcaagatggacGGCGTCAGATTCCTACGgatgtcatcaacaagatcacagctatgtccccaccacccaataagaaggaaacacaagtttTCTTAGGCACCAAaggcttttggagaatgcacattcctgagtacagtaggatcgtgagccctctttacctggTCACCCGCAAGAAGAATGAGTTCCactggggctctgagcagcaacaagctttcacCCAGATTAAGCAGGAAATCGCCCATGCACTAGCCCTTGGCCCATTTAGGACgggaccagaggtgaagaacatgctctactctgcagccgggagcaatggtctgtcctggagcctttggcagaaggtgcctggggagactcgaggCCGACCATTAGGATTTTGGAGTCGGAtctacagagggtctgaagctaactacaccccaacagagaatgaaatcttggctgcctatgaaggagtccaagccacctcagaggtgattggtaaggaagcacaactcctcctggcaccccgactaccggtgctggggtggatgttcagaggaaaggttccctccacccaccatgccaccagtgctacatggagcaagtggagTGCTCTCATCACGCAGCACACCCATATTGTAAactgaatcgccctgggattttggaagcaattacaaattggcctgaaggtgaaagttttggtgtcacagatgaagaacaagaaccagtgacacaggctgaagaagctccaccatgcaaccaactgccagcagaggaaacacgctacgctcttttcactgacCGTTCCTGTCACATTGTAGGGATGAattggaagtggaaagcagccgtatggagccccacatgaTGGGTCGCAGAGGCCACTGAAGGAGGATCACtgaaggtggatcaagtcaaacttgctgaactcaaagccGTTCAACTGGCCTTAGACATtgcagaaagagagaagtggccaaagctctatCTCTACAAtgattcatggatggtagccaatgctctgtgcGGCtggctgaagaatggaaagaggctaactggcagcatagaggaaaatcaatttgggctgctgaagaatggaaagacattgctaccCGGGTAGTaaactacctgtgaaggttcgccacatagatgcccatgtccctaagagtagagctaatgaagagcagcaaaacaatcagcaggtagatcaggctgcaaagatagggGTGTGAAAGATAGACCTAGATTGGGAACACAAGGGAGAGTCGCTCCTAGcacgatgggcccatgatgcctcaggtcatcagggcagagatgccacctctaAGTGGACACAAGATCAaggggtggatctaaccatAGACAGTATTTCTTAGGTTATCCATGACTGGGagatgtgtgctgagatcaagcaggccaagtgggTGAAGCCCCTCTGGcatggtgggcagtggtccaagtatgaggaggcctggcagattgactacatcacactgccccagatacgccaaggcaagcgctacgtgctcacaatggtagaagccaccacgggatggttggagacctcccctgtgcctcacgccactgcccggagcaccatcctgggccttgaaaagtaaatcctgtgcaGGCATGGTACCCTTGATAGGATTGAGTCTGAcaacgggactcatttcaagagcagccttaccaacacctgggctagggaacatggcattgagtgggcGCACCACAgcccctaccatgcaccagctgcaggcaaagtggagaggtacaatggactgttaaaaaccaccttgaaagcattgggtgggggatctttcaaaaactgggagcagcatttagcaaaggccacctggttagttaccacccgaggttccaccagtgGAGCAGGCCCTGCCCAGTCTGAATCCCTGAATATAGTAGACgaagataaagtcccagtggcacatatcagaggtttgttagggaagacagtgtggatcaattctgccgcgagtacagacaaaccatttgtgggattgtctttgctcagggaccaggttgtacacggtgaataatgcagaaatatggaagaacacaatgtgtacctcagggagatctgattgtggggcgagcctcatatgcaaatatcactgtttgctggatgttactgccactgtctgtacattaaaccacacagacatgagacagaatgaaatgtgtaagtgtcgaaggtttgagcaagtgatatagaaggaaatgtgtgtcaaaggtttgaacaagtgagatggaaggaaatgtgtctgagtaagtgaaagatggaagtttttacttgatgaagtttttacatgatgtttggtagttatgttgacgattcggagacaaggggtggaatgtcctagggtgacattatggtgcttgcatccctAATTGTGTGTTCTGcttatgcttgatgttatgttttGTACCTTCGGGACTGGctccgaaaagtgaaggttttttttgtctttttatcagccggctcaccttCCATCACAGTTTGTGTCTAggagagaggctagggcttgctggctttcttgcttgcttgctggtttgcttgctttcactttgctcttgcttttgctttttgcttttgcccttgcttttgcttattagttagtttagctaggcaatccaattttttccctggactggttttttttctttccctttcctgaa
This window harbors:
- the LOC137466878 gene encoding olfactory receptor 14I1-like; this translates as MSNSSSISHFLLLALADTRQLQLLHFCLFLGITLAALLGNGLIISAVACGHHLHTPMFFFLLNLALSDLGSICTTVPKAMHNSLWDTSTISYSGCAAQLFFFMLFLGAEYFLLTIMCYDRYVSICKPLHYGTLLGSRACAHMAAAAWASAFLNALLHTANTFSLPLCHGNALGQFFCEIPQILKLSCSNSYLRKFGLIAVSACLVFGCFVFIVFSYVQIFRAVLRIPSEQGRHKAFSTCLPHLAVVSLFLSTIMFAHLKPPSISSPSLDLSVSVLYSVVPPALNPLIYSLRNQELKAAVWTLMTGWFSGTLNCWPIPPNDL